One Nicotiana sylvestris chromosome 12, ASM39365v2, whole genome shotgun sequence genomic window carries:
- the LOC138883637 gene encoding uncharacterized protein — translation MKVAEMRMLRWICGCTRTDRIKNEAIQDRVGVASVEDKMWESMLRWFGHVKRRSIDAPVRRCERLAMESLRRGRGRPKKYWGEVIRQDMVLLQLTEDMTLDRTVWRSWRSRIKVEGHYLIVN, via the coding sequence atgaaagtagcagagatgaggatgttgagatggatatgTGGGTGTACCAGGACAGATAGGATTAAGAATGAAGCTATCCAGGACAGAGTGGGAGTAGCCTCCGTGGAGGATAAGATGTGGGAGTCGATgctgagatggttcggacatgttaAGAGAAGAAGTATTGATGCTCCtgtcaggaggtgtgagaggttggccatggagagtttgagaagaggtcgaggtaggcctaagaagtactggggagaggtgattagacagGACATGGTGCTGCTTCAgctcactgaggacatgacccttgataggacgGTGTGGAGAtcgtggaggtcgaggattaaggtagaag
- the LOC138883638 gene encoding uncharacterized protein: MDVLSRHIQGGVLWCMLFADDIVLIDETQSGVIAKLEVWRQTMESKSFKLSRTKTEYLECKFSDGTHKINVEVNLDAQVIPKRASFKYLGSIIQGNGDIDEDVAHHIGAGWMKWKLASDVLCD; encoded by the coding sequence ATGGATGTACTGTCGCGACACATCCAAGGGGGGGTGCtttggtgcatgctatttgccgatGATATAGTGTTGATTGATGAAACACAGAGCGGAGTTATCGCGaagttggaggtttggagacaaaccATGGAGTCTAAAAGTTTCAAACTTAGTAGAACaaagacagaatacttggagtgcaaattCAGTGACGGGACCCATAAGATAAACGTAGAGGTTAATCTTGATGCTCAAGTTATCCCCAAGAGAGCGAGTTTTAAGTATCTTGGGTCTATTATCCAAGGTAATGGGGATATTGACGAAGATGTCGCACATCACATCGGAgcgggatggatgaagtggaagcTTGCTTCCGATGTTTTATGTGATTAG